In Nicotiana tabacum cultivar K326 chromosome 21, ASM71507v2, whole genome shotgun sequence, one DNA window encodes the following:
- the LOC142175291 gene encoding uncharacterized protein LOC142175291: protein MAVDLGGIFRNSNGDWIVGFHKAGHAISPMHAELMALQEGLKIAREMNFQKLEIETDCAEIIKLIYEDNYYLSNIVHECRLLMHQLNLPPLRLNFIEGNEVAHVLAKEAVKNLSSTKCFYHARPPFFVESEVNKNKHGICNSTKFIPTTVWD, encoded by the exons ATGGCAGTTGATCTGGGTGGAATATTCAGAAACAGCAATGGAGACTGGATCGTGGGGTTCCATAAAGCAGGCCATGCAATTTCACCCATGCATGCAGAATTAATGGCGCTACAAGAAGGTTTAAAAATTGCAAGAGAGATGAACTTCCAAAAATTGGAAATTGAAACAGACTGTGCAGAAATCATCAAACTCATATATGAAGACAATTATTATCTATCTAACATTGTTCATGAATGCAGGTTATTAATGCACCAGTTGAATCTCCCACCTCTGAGGCTTAACTTCATAGAAGGAAATGAAGTAGCACATGTGTTAGCCAAGGAAGCTGTTAAAAACCTGTCCTCTACTAAGTGTTTTTACCATGCTCGTCCCCCCTTTTTTGTTGAGTCTGAAGTGAACAAAAACAAGCATGGAATATGTAATAGTACTAAGTTTATTCCTACTACTGTTTG GGATTAA